One window from the genome of Thalassospira xiamenensis M-5 = DSM 17429 encodes:
- the recA gene encoding recombinase RecA encodes MIQTALHLVDKDTMDKQKALEAALGQIERAFGKGSIMKLGQRDSAVDISAISTGSLGLDIGLGIGGLPRGRIVEIYGPESSGKTTLALHTIAEAQKLGGTCAFVDAEHALDPGYARKLGVNTDELLISQPDAGEQALEIADTLVRSGAIDVLVVDSVAALVPRAELEGEMGDTHVGLQARLMSQALRKLTSSVSRSNCMVIFINQIRMKIGVMFGSPETTTGGNALKFYASVRLDIRRIGQIKDRDEVVGNQTRVKVVKNKMAPPFKQVEFDIMYGEGISKMGEILDLGVKAGIVEKSGSWFSYNSTRIGQGRENAKTFLRENQEMTAEIERSIRESAGLIAEAMTSMSEDEPSNDDDA; translated from the coding sequence ATGATTCAGACCGCGCTGCATTTGGTGGATAAAGATACGATGGATAAGCAGAAGGCACTCGAAGCCGCCCTTGGGCAGATCGAACGCGCATTTGGCAAGGGCTCGATCATGAAGCTCGGCCAGCGCGATAGTGCGGTGGATATTTCAGCCATTTCGACCGGGTCGCTTGGGCTTGATATCGGGCTCGGGATTGGCGGCCTGCCGCGTGGCCGTATCGTCGAAATTTACGGGCCGGAAAGCTCGGGTAAAACCACACTGGCTTTGCACACCATTGCGGAGGCCCAGAAACTTGGCGGGACCTGTGCCTTTGTCGATGCCGAACATGCGCTTGATCCGGGTTATGCCCGCAAGCTCGGGGTGAATACCGACGAACTCCTGATTTCGCAGCCTGATGCGGGTGAACAGGCGCTTGAAATCGCCGATACGCTGGTGCGTTCCGGTGCGATTGATGTGCTGGTCGTCGATTCGGTTGCCGCCCTTGTGCCACGTGCCGAACTTGAAGGCGAAATGGGTGACACCCACGTCGGCCTGCAGGCCCGCCTGATGAGCCAGGCATTGCGTAAACTGACCAGCTCGGTCTCGCGTTCGAACTGCATGGTCATCTTCATCAACCAGATCCGTATGAAGATCGGTGTGATGTTTGGCAGCCCGGAAACGACCACGGGTGGTAATGCGCTTAAATTCTATGCGTCTGTTCGTCTTGATATTCGCCGGATCGGTCAGATCAAGGACCGTGACGAAGTCGTTGGCAACCAGACCCGTGTGAAGGTCGTCAAAAACAAGATGGCTCCGCCGTTCAAGCAGGTCGAATTCGACATCATGTATGGCGAAGGCATTTCCAAGATGGGTGAAATCCTTGATCTTGGTGTCAAGGCGGGCATCGTTGAAAAATCCGGTTCCTGGTTCTCGTATAATTCGACCCGTATCGGTCAGGGCCGCGAGAATGCCAAAACCTTCCTGCGTGAAAATCAGGAAATGACCGCCGAAATCGAACGCAGCATCCGCGAAAGTGCAGGTCTGATCGCCGAGGCGATGACCAGCATGAGCGAAGATGAACCGTCAAACGATGACGACGCGTAA